The sequence below is a genomic window from Chloroflexota bacterium.
CCGTCATCGGTCACGAAGACCTCGCCGTGCTGGTACGGCGACATGGTGCCGGGGTCAATGTTGATGTAGGGATCGAGCTTTAGGATGGAGACCGGGATGCCGCGCGCCTTGAGGAGACGCCCGATCGATGCGGCGGTGATCCCCTTTCCGAGCGAGGAGGTCACGCCGCCCGTGACAAAGATGTACTTCGCCATGCTGGCTGGATCTCTGCGAGAGCTGCCGGAGCGTGCGGACCGCACGCGGGAAGGGATCGACCTTCACCCCACCCGGGTCCTGATGCTACCCCATTCGCGCCAGGCTCATGAACCGATGCGACCGGCGTTGAAGGCCTCCCCCACGGGAACGCCGCGTACGATGCGTTCGTGCTGCGCCGTGCCTGGGCCGCCGTGCGACTGGTCCATCCCGCTCCAACCGCGGCGGTGACCGCACTGTCCGCCGCGCTGGCCACGATCCTGGCCGTCGAGGGGGGCGGCCGGGTCGACGTCGTCACGATCGCGCTGGTCACCGCCAGCGTGGCGGGCTCGCAGGTCTTCACCGGCGCCACCAACGACCTGACCGACCAGACTCGGGACGCCATCCTGCGGCCGGAGAAGCCGCTGCCGGCCGGGGACCTGTCGGCAAGCGCGGCTCTGTGGATCGCGGCCGCTGGGCTCGCGGTCCAGGTGGTGACCGCCGGCCGGCTGGGCACGCTGCCCCTGGTCCTGGGCATGGCGGCCAGCGCTTCGGCCTTGGCCTACAACCTGTGGCTGTCGAGAACCCCGTTGTCGGTGGTCCCGTACCTGGTGAGCTTCGGACTGCTGCCCCTGTGGATCGCGGCCAGCGTGGGCGTCCCGCTGGAACGGGTGGCCCCGGCGGTCCTCCTGGTCGGCCCGTTTGCCGCAGCCGCGCACCTGGCCAACACGCTGCGCGACTTCGATGCCGATGCCGCGCTCGGCTCACGCTGCCTGGCCCAGGTGCTCGGGCGGCGCACCGCCCATCGGCTGGCGCTCGCCCTGGCGGTGGGCGTCGGCGTGGGGGTTGCGCTGAGTTTCATGCTGGCGTCGCGGCTGCAGGCGGCCAGCGTCGTGCTGGGAGTATTGGGTCTTGTGGCCATCCTGCGCGGGACGTCGAACGCCACGCGGTTGTGGCAAGGGGTCCTGGCTGCCGCGATTCTGTGGACCATCGCCTGGGCGCTGGCCAGCGCCCCGCAGGGCTAGGCTCGTCGCGCGGGGCTAGATGGCGCGTCTAGATGGCGCTAGACCGCGTCGTCGATCTCCCACGGCTCGTCGTCGATTTCCTCGGTCAACTTGAGCCACACGAACAGGCCGGCCAGGATGGTCAGCGGGACGATCACCAGTGCCGCCAGGATGGCGCCGATGGCAATCGCGATAGCCTTGAGGATATTCATGAGTCTTTCTCCGTTCCACCGGCCGCGGCGGGCGTATCGACCGACGGCGGTGTCTCCGATGCAGGCCCGCGGCTGAGTGGTGCTGCCTCGATCATACCCACGATTTCGTCGCGGGTGAATTCGGACAGCTGGTGACCGACCTTGCCATGGGGCGCGACAACGAACGTTCGGACCACGAACGAACCGTCCTGTTCGAAGAAGAACACGTCCCGCGGATGCACCGAATCGAGCCATTTCCCGATGATGCGGAGCGCCTGCTCGTAGAAGTTGGCAATCCCGATCTCGGGGTGATCGGCGCTGGCGCTCCCGCGCTGCTCCTCGGCGGCCCCCATCAGGTCCCCGATCTGGTCATCGGTCAGCTCATGCATCTGCTTGGAGAAGGTCCCCGTTTCCGACCACTGACCACCCATGGAGGTCGCGATGCCCTGGACCAGGAACCCGCCGTCGAGCTCGAGGAACAGGATCTCCTTGAGGGCCCCGCGGTCCGCCCATGCGCCCACGCTGCGCAGGACCTCCTCCCAGTCCTGCCGCGGGCTCCCCTCGTAGATCCGCATGATGGGCCTCCCGGTCGATCGGCCAGCCTAGGATAACGCGCTCAACGCGACGGCCACCTCGGCGGCTGCACCAGCGTTGGCGACGATCAGACCGATGTTGGCGCGCAGCGCGCGCCCGCCCGAGGCCTCCACGACGCGGCTCAGCACGTACGGGGTCACGGCAGCGCCCCGCACGCCGCCGGCGACGGCCGCGTCCAGCGCCTCGATGATCCAGCCTTCCAATACATCGGCCGGGATGGCCACCTCCGCCGGTGGGGGCTGAACCAATAGCAGGCCGCCCACCCCGGGCAGAGACCGGTGCGCGGCGATCAGCCGGGCTGCCGCCGCCGGCGAGTCCAACGTATGGGTGAGCGGCAGGCCGCTGGTGGCGCTGTAGAAGGCTGGCAGCTCGGACGTCCGCAGCCCGATCACCGCCACGCGCCGCGTCTCCAGCAGCTCCAGCGTGGCGGGCAGGTCGAGGATCGCTTTCGCCCCGCTGCACACCACGGCCACCGGCGTGGCTGCCAGCTCGTCGATGTCGGAGCTCACGTCGAAGCTGCGTTCCGCCCCCCGATGGACGCCCCCGATCCCGCCGGTGGCCATCAGCCCGATCCCCGCCGCATGGGCCACTCGCATGGTGGCGCTGACGGTGGTCGCCGCCAGCATCCGTGATGCGAGCAGCGGGCCCAGGTCGCGCGACGCGGCCTTGGCCGGTCGCGAGGCCGGGTCGGCAAGACGCTCCAGCAGCGCACGATCGGCCCCGACCACGACCCGTCCGTCAGCAATGGCGATGGTGGCCGGGATGGCGCCATGGGCCCGAACCTCGGCCTCCGCGGCAAGCGCGGTCTCCAGGTTGTGCGGCGCAGGCAGCCCCTGGGCGACGAGGGACGACTCGAGCGCCACCAGCGGCCGACCCGCGGCCACCGCATGACGCACCTCGTCGCTGAGGGCGAGCCAGTCATTGGTCATCGGCGCGCCTCGGAGGGGACGCGGGCCTGGGCTCCGACCACGCCGGCAACCTCGGCGCCAAGGCGCCCGGCCCGCTGCAGGGCATCGCGCAGGGCCGAGGTGGTGGGCGGCCACGCGCCTCCGGCCACCGCGAGCAGGATCCCCGCCGCGTGAGCGTCCCCGGCGCCGGTGGCGTCGACCGCCGCGCCCGGTGAAGGGGACATGGTCAGCGTTTGGGCGCCACTCGCCGCTGCCGCGCCTCCCGCGCCGTCGGTCACGACCGCGACTCCCCCGAGGGTCGATACCAGGCCGGCCGCCAGCTCCTCCGCTGTCCGGAGACGGCCCGTCGTAGACCCTGCGCCGAGGAGGGTCGACGCCTCGGCGCGGTCGACGAGGACGAGGTCCGGTCGGGTCATCTGGAGCCGGGAGAGCAGTCCATTCCCGCCGGCGAAGGAGCCTCCGCCCACGCTGCAAACCTGCCCGGCGCGTCGCCCGGCCGCCAGGGCGGCCAAGGCGTCGCCGCTACCCGAATCGGCCAGCGGATAGCCGGAGACGTGAATCCAGGTGGCGGTGTCCAGCGCCGCGTGCACCGCGGGAGATGCGAGGGCCTCCGCGTCAAACGAGACGCGATCGCTCAGCATGGCGCGCTCTCCGGAGCTGTCCACCAGCGACACGACGATCCCGCTGCGGGCGGTCGGCAACGGCACCAGCGCCACCCCGTCCGCGACCAGCGCGTCCCGCAGCTGTTGGCCGGGGAGGTCATCGGCCACCGCCGCCACGAGATCCACCCTCGCCCCGCGCCGCGCCAGGCGAACCGAGAGGTTGGCGCCCTGCCCGCCTGGTGCAACAGTGATGCGGGCGGGGCTATCGGACCCGGCGCTGGCGGTCACCGGGCTGCGGACCGTGACATCGAGGGTCGCGTCGCCGACCACCACGAATCGGATCGGCTGGGGGTTCACCACGGCTGGCGGCTGGTGAAGCCCTCGTCGATGGCATGCCAGAAACCGACCGCCGGCTCGGCCAGGCGCCAGCACAGCCAAACCGGCTGGCCGTCGCGCTCGCCGGGGAAGTCGACCAGCCCTTGCTCCAGATCGCGAACCTCGACCCCGAGTGACTCGAGGTGCTCGACCAGGGCG
It includes:
- a CDS encoding pseudouridine-5'-phosphate glycosidase → MTNDWLALSDEVRHAVAAGRPLVALESSLVAQGLPAPHNLETALAAEAEVRAHGAIPATIAIADGRVVVGADRALLERLADPASRPAKAASRDLGPLLASRMLAATTVSATMRVAHAAGIGLMATGGIGGVHRGAERSFDVSSDIDELAATPVAVVCSGAKAILDLPATLELLETRRVAVIGLRTSELPAFYSATSGLPLTHTLDSPAAAARLIAAHRSLPGVGGLLLVQPPPAEVAIPADVLEGWIIEALDAAVAGGVRGAAVTPYVLSRVVEASGGRALRANIGLIVANAGAAAEVAVALSALS
- a CDS encoding UbiA family prenyltransferase, with protein sequence MLRRAWAAVRLVHPAPTAAVTALSAALATILAVEGGGRVDVVTIALVTASVAGSQVFTGATNDLTDQTRDAILRPEKPLPAGDLSASAALWIAAAGLAVQVVTAGRLGTLPLVLGMAASASALAYNLWLSRTPLSVVPYLVSFGLLPLWIAASVGVPLERVAPAVLLVGPFAAAAHLANTLRDFDADAALGSRCLAQVLGRRTAHRLALALAVGVGVGVALSFMLASRLQAASVVLGVLGLVAILRGTSNATRLWQGVLAAAILWTIAWALASAPQG
- a CDS encoding CTP synthase: MAKYIFVTGGVTSSLGKGITAASIGRLLKARGIPVSILKLDPYINIDPGTMSPYQHGEVFVTDDG
- a CDS encoding carbohydrate kinase family protein; its protein translation is MNPQPIRFVVVGDATLDVTVRSPVTASAGSDSPARITVAPGGQGANLSVRLARRGARVDLVAAVADDLPGQQLRDALVADGVALVPLPTARSGIVVSLVDSSGERAMLSDRVSFDAEALASPAVHAALDTATWIHVSGYPLADSGSGDALAALAAGRRAGQVCSVGGGSFAGGNGLLSRLQMTRPDLVLVDRAEASTLLGAGSTTGRLRTAEELAAGLVSTLGGVAVVTDGAGGAAAASGAQTLTMSPSPGAAVDATGAGDAHAAGILLAVAGGAWPPTTSALRDALQRAGRLGAEVAGVVGAQARVPSEARR